TGACACAAAATTGCTATTCAGTAAATACTGGTTGCTTGAATaattgaatgaaggaataaatgaaagaatagaaagcTCATATTCTACAGGAAAttcatataaatgcaaaaataccTAATTAGTGACACTCTAAACCCATTATTACTATGTTCTTAGAGAATTATGCAAACAAGTTCCTTAGAAACTAATTTTTTGAGTCATTTAACAGTAACAATGGTTTTCACTCAAAGATGCCACTCCTCATCTATCTAAACCTATGATAAGCCAAATCTCCCCATCAGCTGGGGTGTTGGCACAATGACTCACATTGCCTGAGACACTTCTGCAcagaagagatgatgctgagtgaaataagtcaatcagagagagtcaattatcatatggtttcacttatttgtggagcataacaaatagcatggaggacaaggggagatggagaggagaagggagttgagggaaattggaaggggaggtgaaccatgagagactatggactctgaaaaacgatctgagaattttgaaggggtgggaggttgggggcaccaggtggtgggtattgtagagggcacggattgcatgaagcactgggtgtggtgcaaaaataatgaatactgttatgctgaaaaaataaaaaatttttaaaaaaaaaaggaagtgtgcCTGCCAGTTTGCAGCTAAAAGGAAATCAGCCCTAAAAAAATAGCTTCGTTTTACTACTCTTGTCTCTCTTTGGCATATACACAGGCTAAGTACCTAACATCCTAAAATGCTTACTCTTCCTTTCTATGATCAAAGACTACCCATTAGAAATTACTTTTGTTGAGTTCTACTTTATCTTCCTAAGAAAGATAAGAGACTAGAAAACCAATGCACATAGAAGACAAGAAGTTAAGCTAGTAAAACGACATTTCCTTTCACATAAGATTACAGAACTCATTATTCCAGAGTTAAACTAAATTCGGTTATCCATGAGAAGGTGGATGATTTCAATGAGAACCTTTTACCCATAAATTGCTGTCCCATCTCCTTAATCCAGTCATGAAGAAAAATGGTAGGCTCTACATTTCTCTCACATTTAAATATCAGGAAcaggaaaatgagaatttcaggaATTAATGGTATCACTGAcccttatatttattttggaacCTCGAGGTGAGAACTAGTCCTGCATTTAGAGTaaaggaatttctttaaaaaacattcacATTCTCTCTGAGGAGCATTTCTGACACAGTACATTCTTCATAGCTTCCTTCACATCTTTGTTCCTCAAACTATAGATGAGGGGATTGAGCATAGGTGTCACAACTCCATAGAAGAGAGAGATGATTTTGTCTGTGACTTGTACTTTGTCTGCACCAGAAGAGTCTTTAGCCTTGGGTTTTGCATACATTAAGAGGATGGTTCCATAGAATATAATCACCACTGTTAAGTGGGCGGAGCAAGTGGAGAAGGCTTTGCGCTTCCCCTCTGCAGAAGGAATCTTCAGGATGGtggagagaatgaaaacataggaaacaaaaatggaaagtaCTGGGACcacaagaaaaattatattagCAATAGCCATACTAATAACATTTATGGAGATATCAGCACAGGCCAATTTTAAGACAGCCAAGATTTCACAAGTAAAATGATTAATGACATTATCCCCACAGAAAGGAAGTCGCATTGCAAGAGAGGTCTGCAACATAGAATTGACACCCCCTGCAATCCAGGACCCAGCAGCCATGGGCACATATGAAGTCCTGCTCATTATAATGGAGTATCTCAGAGGGTTACAGATGGCCACGTAGCGGTCAAATGCCATCATGCTTAGAAGGACACACTCTGTGGCTCCCATAGCAAAGGAGAGAAACATTTGCACTCCACATCCAGAGAAGGAAATGGTTTTCTTTGACGTTAAGAAGCTGTTGAGAAATAGGGGAATAGAAGAACTGGTATAGCAAATATCCAAGAATGATAAGTTactgaggaaaaagtacatgggggtgtgcaGGTGGGTGTCACAGACACTTACAATGATGATGACTCCATTTCCCAGCAGGATCACTAGGTACATACATAGGACCAGCACAAAATAAATGGCCTCAAGTTCTGGATAGCCAGAAAGTCCCAAAAGGACAAATTCTGTCACAGAAGACTGATTGGTCTTTCccatgttaatattttctttcactaAAATGAATTCTTTAGCAGCCAGAATACCTGTGGATCTGTTACAACAGTGTTTGCAAAAGTTATTTGTATCCTTAAGTGGCTTACCTTATGGGTAATATAGACTTATAAATAGATACACAGATAACATAAGAATATGGTAAGATCCTCGAAGCTCAGTTAAATTTTAGATCTCATGGAGACttcagctcaaaaaaaaaaaagtccttgttagaaaagagaatcagaaaaCATACAACTGGGTTAGAATTATGTATCTCATTTACATtatgaatttgaaattattttgaatgcaATGTCACCATAGCATTTTGACCAAACAATCCGGAACACAACTAATATGTTAGCATCAACAAAAATTACTGTTCTTCAGttactaaaataaaatggtgtaTGTAAGTCCTGCTTTAATGGTTTCATCTCAGTTTCAGAATCTTGTGGCTAGAAAAACAAGctgaaaagatacatttttagaaaaagaaatttgggttAATTTAAATCTGGGAGGAAATGTATACTGTAATATCCTAAGGATATTAATTATAGACATTACTAGTGgttgtaaaagaaaaaggaaacatttttagataaaattaTTGTACTTTTCAGTACAAATTGGGGTGTCTATTGTCttgcctaatatatatataatgaattataAGTAGATCTCAGAAAAACTCTAGTGTACATGTCTCAATCTACAAATCATAATAAAGATATAACCTAAGAAACTCGAGGGATTTACTCTTTTACTTGCAGGTATGAGaaaatacatactattttttCCCTGCACAGAAATCAGCTTCTGATCAAACAGTTGCTCTCCCAATTTTTTTCTCACTGCATATTCAGAACACCCATAATAAAGAGGGATTGGTCATTCAAAATATTCTTAAGCGTTACTAATACATTCTAATTATTTATATCCCCACTTGACTAGAAGtacaatgtttttaaattaaaatgccaGAAATGAAAATCCTACTTTTTTGTGAGATTGCTCGTCTCATAAATTCCATCTTAATAAGttcaataataaaactaaaataactatATGCTTCTCAGTTTTCATTAACACCAAGTAGCTGTCATTGctacagtaaaaaaacaaaacaaaacaaaatgaaacaaaaaacaaacaaaacaattaatCAGTAGAAAAACTGGACTGACttccagtaaaaataaaaattggggctCTTTACAGTCACTTCCCTAGTAAAGGAGTCTTTAAAGGACCAGCCaagaggcacctggtggctcagtcagttaagcatctgccttcagctcaggtcatgatcccagggtcctgagtcctgccttgggctccctgctcagtggggagcctgcttttccctctccttctgcctgccactccccctgcttgcgctcacCACCcccctctaacaaataaaatcttaaaaaaaaaaaaaagaccagccaATGGAGAACCAAAGCAACTTAAAGTCTTTGCTGCTTTGAGGATCTTTCTAATCCCAAAAGTAATTTAAAGTTGGCAATGTGGATTGCTTAGAATTTAGGAACTCTCTAGTCCTTTTGGGATGAAGTCCCCTAGAAGCAATTAGAACAAAGTTGCTAATACCATTAAACTTAAGTGTAACTCACACATAAAAAACAATTCTTCTGTCTTTACACTCTCTGcgagcaaaattttttttaaagatttcatttatttatttgacagagagagatcacaagtaggcgggggtggggtggtgagcaggctccctgctgagcagagagccgatgcagggctcaatcccaggaccctgggattggggctcaatcccagaaccccgggatcatgacccgagccgaaggcagaggctttaacccactgagccacccaggcaccctactgagAGCAAATTTAGAACTGCTACCCAGGTAAAATGGTCAAGACATGGATGTTAGAATTGACTATATCTGATAAAGAGATGTGGCAGTAATCTGTGATGCTTAggttaaaatgatattttgttcTTAATAAATAAGTTGTCTAccaattcctttattttcaccTCTAAATCCTAGATTCTCGGAGTTGATAAACATTATTCTGGTCTCACTGCCCTCTCCAAATAGCCAGAATAATAGgcactgtcattttaattttgctcactcatgctctctattCAAATACATACACAATACTCCAAACTTAACCAATCTGTTTTTCAGCATACCTATACTGGTATGACACAACATGGAAGAGACCATATCAACAATTTCCATTATTTGAGCAAACCATACTTTACTTATGAACAGGAAAAGAAGTTCCAACTTGAGTTGGATAATTATTATGACATTTTCTATGACTATCTTTtgaaatcaatataaatatttgaagaattcaATCATTTTACATGAATGTTATAAAATACTCTTCCAGCATGGAAATGACTGAAATCCCTGtgattagtctttttaaaaagagaataaaatttgacAACAAAACTCTTGTCAgtgaacaatattttttaaaagtcattgagTAAAAGATGCAACATAATCCTGAGCAATGGGAAAGCAATTTATGCCATGAAAGATGGTATTATCTATTTcatcaaaacaaatttaaagagCAATTCCCAGAGTTCTTAACTTTATGCAAGTACTTTTTCAGTATATTGGCTCATACTGTAAATATTTAGCATGTTTTCTCATTAATGTTCAGTGGACAAAGGAATTAAATAGTTTTGATGTGAGCACAGTAAAAACTATGTTACAATACAAATGAAAGATAGACTGTAACTGCAAGGAGTTTTAAGTAAATTATACAAAACAATGTTAAATGGAGCCAAATACTTCTAATTAGAGAGGTATGTAGAAtacttataatttatttcagaTAATAATTTTTCATACAACTATttcttatgaattatttttattttatcccagTGTACATATGCAAAGGCAATCAGAAATAATTCAAATCTAAGTTGGTGctatctattttcatttgttaaccTGGCAACCTTAACTTTCTAACCAGGATTTACATGAAATCCAGCCTAAACCTGGActgcccaccaccaccattcCCAGGCATTGGAGAGAATACAGGACTTAGTTGTCTGGGCAGTCGTACTCACAATAATTCTGTGAGACAG
This DNA window, taken from Lutra lutra chromosome 13, mLutLut1.2, whole genome shotgun sequence, encodes the following:
- the LOC125083463 gene encoding olfactory receptor 13C7-like, translated to MGKTNQSSVTEFVLLGLSGYPELEAIYFVLVLCMYLVILLGNGVIIIVSVCDTHLHTPMYFFLSNLSFLDICYTSSSIPLFLNSFLTSKKTISFSGCGVQMFLSFAMGATECVLLSMMAFDRYVAICNPLRYSIIMSRTSYVPMAAGSWIAGGVNSMLQTSLAMRLPFCGDNVINHFTCEILAVLKLACADISINVISMAIANIIFLVVPVLSIFVSYVFILSTILKIPSAEGKRKAFSTCSAHLTVVIIFYGTILLMYAKPKAKDSSGADKVQVTDKIISLFYGVVTPMLNPLIYSLRNKDVKEAMKNVLCQKCSSERM